Proteins from one Ketobacter alkanivorans genomic window:
- a CDS encoding glycosyltransferase → MSVSPVLLVIGYVWPEPASSAAGSRLLQLIQAFQQDGYRVVYGTPAEASPHAPDLAALDIEAVALALNCASFDGFIRDLKPDVVMFDRFMMEEQFGWRVEEQCPRALRVLDSEDLHCLRHARAAQLKRQPLNMPLIPDIEFRHSELALREVASILRCDVSLMISEAEIEYLTRFFQAPPTQLLYVPFMEEVTNAQSTVPFAQRAHFVSIGNFRHEPNWDAVRYLKEALWPLIRQQLPQAELHIYGAYPPKKTTQLHNDRSGFLVKGWAPDAQQVVGQARVMLAPLRFGAGLKGKLIDAARNGTPAVTTSIGAEGMYGDDAPPCAVVADTPEAFALAAVGLYQNEDQWLPLHRNGLGLLEQRFSFATHAPRLKQRITQLRATLDEHRQAHFYSQMLRHHSLKSTRYMSQWIEAKNRLKNSAQNDPE, encoded by the coding sequence ATGTCCGTATCCCCCGTATTACTCGTCATCGGCTATGTCTGGCCGGAACCCGCATCCTCTGCGGCAGGCAGCCGCCTGCTGCAGCTGATCCAAGCCTTTCAGCAGGATGGTTATCGCGTGGTGTATGGAACGCCTGCGGAGGCCAGTCCCCATGCCCCTGATCTGGCAGCACTTGATATCGAGGCCGTGGCACTGGCGTTGAATTGCGCCTCTTTTGACGGCTTCATTCGTGATCTAAAGCCGGATGTGGTGATGTTCGACCGATTTATGATGGAAGAACAATTCGGCTGGCGCGTTGAAGAGCAATGCCCGCGGGCATTGCGTGTGCTGGACTCCGAAGATCTTCACTGCCTGCGCCATGCCCGCGCCGCCCAGCTGAAGCGGCAGCCCCTCAACATGCCGCTTATTCCTGACATTGAATTCCGTCACAGCGAGCTAGCCCTGCGCGAGGTGGCCTCTATACTGCGCTGCGATGTGTCGCTGATGATTTCCGAAGCAGAAATCGAATATTTAACCCGCTTTTTTCAGGCGCCGCCGACTCAGTTACTGTACGTGCCGTTTATGGAAGAGGTGACGAATGCACAAAGCACCGTGCCGTTTGCACAGCGGGCGCATTTTGTGTCCATCGGTAATTTCCGCCACGAACCCAACTGGGACGCGGTACGTTATTTAAAAGAGGCTTTGTGGCCGTTAATCCGCCAGCAACTGCCACAGGCGGAGCTGCATATTTACGGCGCCTACCCTCCGAAAAAAACCACACAGCTCCACAATGATCGTAGTGGTTTTCTGGTGAAAGGCTGGGCCCCGGATGCTCAACAGGTGGTGGGGCAGGCACGGGTGATGCTGGCCCCGCTGCGCTTTGGCGCCGGTCTTAAAGGTAAATTGATTGATGCAGCCCGCAATGGCACGCCTGCCGTCACCACCAGCATCGGTGCCGAAGGCATGTACGGTGATGATGCCCCGCCATGTGCTGTGGTGGCCGATACGCCAGAGGCGTTTGCGTTAGCTGCGGTGGGTCTGTATCAGAATGAAGATCAGTGGCTGCCCCTGCACCGTAATGGCTTAGGGTTACTGGAGCAGCGCTTTTCATTTGCCACCCACGCACCGCGTTTGAAACAGCGGATTACCCAGTTAAGGGCAACGCTGGATGAGCACCGGCAGGCGCACTTCTACAGCCAGATGCTGAGACATCACAGTTTGAAAAGTACGCGCTATATGTCGCAGTGGATTGAAGCCAAAAACCGGTTAAAAAACTCTGCACAAAATGATCCGGAATAA
- a CDS encoding M64 family metallopeptidase, translating to MPVVITTNYHLIEDFSDISSGDAPLTEELFSQLVTKQHLNASLSPVAFGGDDAKFRSSTHSLYYKVNIDLSLSDMFCDSYQLGVTHTRGDWWGNRYYTLTRAEDGLVIEPRLDISAVDTPATQWYNIDRLDSRTETLQLVGYKAEFFRVEVKAECDLLDSDNDGLADVRETLIGSNPDMQDSDSDGLLDGSEARWGLDPLSSLDGAYEDADDDGMSNAEEVSRGIGPFGYAPEIQNLAFARVPAVGEELSLNYFFYDRDFSNEGSSEVVWQVGDVTFDQRRYTPAEADIGRLISACVTPVSAKGTPARGEQVCTDSYSVLPTAERWDGLGPVTLIGRHDGEGVDLVVLGDGFTEEEAAKFKQTVLNFVEKYLSFHEIAIHQSAWNIHAVGVVSNESGVTDRSVEPAIEKDTYFESCKGCSSASRVVSANGTIAKGVAAEHFPQYDAVLVLVNSTKYGGVAGGVATSTATPTSIGVSIHELGHSFGGLADEYGGSSEPRTTEPGNANITINNDLETVKWRHWLEPTAHLTEGEGKVGLYEGGNYRNSGVWRPTINSQMNSAGSNPFHAVNSEAWALRVYSKAKPVHTAIPDTTQMYFHSRNELALFSVESVHEFGIQKVDWYVDGMLMASSPDKQFRIPYFKQGSYEVVAVVTDQSGTILKDVDNYSSTEIHWQVTAQ from the coding sequence ATGCCGGTTGTTATCACGACTAACTACCACCTAATAGAAGACTTCTCTGATATTTCTTCGGGGGATGCCCCCTTGACTGAGGAGCTATTCTCGCAACTGGTCACCAAACAACATTTGAATGCCAGTCTGTCGCCGGTTGCTTTCGGCGGTGACGACGCAAAATTCCGTAGTAGTACGCACTCTCTGTATTACAAAGTGAATATAGATTTGTCACTTAGCGATATGTTTTGTGATAGCTATCAATTGGGTGTTACCCATACGAGGGGAGATTGGTGGGGCAACCGTTACTATACACTTACCCGCGCGGAGGATGGTTTAGTCATCGAGCCGCGGTTAGACATCTCGGCTGTCGATACCCCTGCCACCCAGTGGTATAACATCGATCGCCTTGATAGCCGGACTGAAACCTTACAGCTTGTGGGATATAAGGCCGAGTTTTTCAGGGTTGAGGTAAAAGCAGAGTGTGATCTGCTAGATTCTGACAACGATGGCTTGGCCGACGTTCGTGAAACCCTGATAGGCTCAAATCCAGATATGCAAGACTCTGATTCTGATGGGCTTCTGGATGGATCAGAAGCCCGTTGGGGGCTCGATCCATTGTCTTCTCTTGATGGAGCCTATGAAGATGCAGACGATGATGGCATGAGTAATGCCGAAGAAGTCTCGAGAGGAATCGGACCGTTTGGCTATGCCCCCGAAATTCAGAATCTTGCTTTCGCTCGGGTTCCTGCCGTTGGAGAGGAGCTTTCACTAAACTATTTCTTCTATGATCGTGATTTTTCAAATGAAGGAAGCAGCGAAGTAGTTTGGCAGGTGGGAGATGTCACATTTGATCAACGCAGATACACACCCGCAGAGGCCGATATTGGCAGGTTGATATCGGCTTGTGTTACCCCCGTATCGGCTAAGGGTACGCCGGCCCGTGGTGAGCAGGTGTGTACGGACAGCTACTCTGTTTTGCCCACGGCAGAGCGCTGGGATGGCCTTGGGCCGGTTACTCTCATCGGTCGACATGATGGTGAAGGCGTAGATTTAGTGGTTCTCGGTGATGGTTTCACAGAGGAAGAGGCAGCTAAGTTCAAGCAAACCGTACTAAACTTTGTAGAAAAGTATTTGAGTTTTCATGAAATCGCTATACATCAATCGGCTTGGAACATTCATGCGGTGGGTGTGGTATCAAATGAGTCGGGGGTAACAGACCGCTCAGTTGAGCCTGCTATAGAAAAGGATACATACTTTGAGTCTTGCAAAGGCTGTAGCAGTGCAAGCAGAGTTGTTAGTGCGAATGGCACTATTGCGAAAGGCGTAGCCGCAGAGCACTTCCCTCAGTACGATGCGGTGCTTGTGTTGGTTAATAGCACGAAATACGGTGGTGTTGCTGGTGGTGTTGCAACATCGACAGCAACGCCTACAAGCATTGGTGTGAGTATTCATGAGCTAGGGCATTCCTTTGGCGGACTGGCTGATGAATATGGTGGATCGTCGGAGCCAAGAACTACTGAACCCGGCAATGCAAATATAACCATTAATAACGACCTTGAAACGGTAAAATGGCGGCACTGGCTCGAACCTACCGCGCACTTGACTGAAGGTGAAGGCAAAGTCGGGTTGTATGAAGGCGGTAACTATCGGAATTCCGGGGTTTGGAGGCCAACAATAAATTCACAAATGAATTCGGCGGGAAGCAATCCGTTTCACGCAGTCAACAGTGAAGCCTGGGCGTTACGGGTATACAGTAAAGCCAAACCGGTGCATACAGCGATTCCGGATACTACGCAGATGTATTTTCATAGTAGAAACGAACTCGCTCTTTTCTCGGTAGAGTCTGTGCATGAATTTGGCATTCAGAAAGTCGATTGGTATGTTGATGGTATGTTGATGGCCAGCAGCCCTGATAAGCAATTTAGAATTCCATATTTTAAACAGGGGAGCTATGAAGTTGTCGCTGTGGTGACCGACCAGAGCGGAACGATTCTGAAGGACGTGGATAATTACTCATCTACAGAAATCCATTGGCAAGTCACAGCTCAATAA
- a CDS encoding LysR family transcriptional regulator codes for MINSKKIMHFVGVAKAGNFNDAARQLHISQPALSRSIQSLEQSLNVTLFDRSQRVIKLTKDGFHLLKHAHSVMQDLENFVIESKRLTQLEAGSLTVGTGPLPADHVGAQACADFLIQHPDVQLTLTVDEPANLVKKLVQGEIDILIADPRGLDSVENLHFAHLSKFPTLAVARANHPLSTKHSLTAEDITQFPLASISKAASRFFMDHLGVADSGGNRFFNYHCNSVQLMLTTLKHSDLIGILLSCNVIKELEREELCILDVPAINHRIYSDYAIITYQPRLLSLAAEAFIEICKELIASN; via the coding sequence ATGATTAATTCTAAGAAAATCATGCATTTTGTTGGAGTCGCTAAAGCGGGAAACTTTAATGATGCCGCGCGGCAACTGCACATATCGCAACCAGCACTATCAAGGAGCATTCAAAGCCTAGAACAAAGCCTCAATGTAACGCTGTTCGATAGAAGCCAGCGCGTCATCAAACTGACCAAGGATGGATTCCACCTGCTAAAACATGCCCACTCTGTCATGCAGGATCTGGAAAACTTTGTTATCGAGTCTAAACGGCTAACCCAATTAGAAGCAGGATCTTTAACTGTTGGTACAGGCCCCTTGCCTGCCGATCATGTTGGTGCGCAAGCCTGCGCAGACTTTCTAATTCAACATCCGGATGTACAACTCACCCTCACCGTCGACGAACCAGCAAACCTGGTTAAGAAATTAGTTCAAGGCGAAATTGATATATTGATTGCGGATCCCCGCGGCCTGGACTCTGTTGAAAACCTTCACTTTGCTCACTTATCTAAATTCCCGACACTGGCTGTCGCGAGAGCAAACCACCCTCTATCGACCAAACACAGTTTAACCGCTGAAGACATTACACAGTTCCCTCTTGCCAGCATCAGCAAAGCTGCTTCTCGTTTTTTCATGGATCACCTCGGAGTTGCAGATAGTGGGGGGAACCGGTTTTTCAATTACCACTGTAATAGCGTACAACTCATGCTCACAACTTTAAAACACAGTGATCTGATAGGCATATTGTTAAGCTGTAACGTTATCAAAGAATTGGAGCGAGAGGAGTTATGTATCCTAGACGTACCAGCTATTAACCATAGAATATACAGCGACTACGCGATTATCACTTATCAGCCCAGGCTGCTTTCACTCGCAGCAGAGGCTTTCATTGAAATATGCAAAGAACTCATAGCATCAAACTGA
- a CDS encoding L,D-transpeptidase family protein: MLNLPHRIVALRLARTVVLALAAVFHSSTLLADSLPPSVIVIRQLLESWGAGYPAQIKDSVIHNHQALLELYTERGFTPIWLAVEESGQLEPNHSATELLQTISNVGDEGLNASDYHFNAIQDALQDGTSMSLDLLLTDAFLTLAQHLLSGKVDPEKLTSEWKSYREYINPKALIANLDHQSVAEVLDSVRPRPPRYRRLIKALAMLKDLPSDNWGPLALSPAIKPNQQDDRLPEITRRLTVWGDLEAGFYSDETYNQALNAAVIRFQTRHGLDADGIIGKNTLTALNLSPADRANQIVVNLERWRWLDQNMGDSFIVVNIANFDLRVFNQGELVMQMPVIVGRNFRKTPVFSDKIRYLVLNPTWTVPQKLAVQDKLPEIKKDISYLKKYGFTLYDFGSNNVVNPENVDWARLHKQFPYRLVQSPGPLNALGQVKFMFPNSYDVYLHDTPSRDLFSKNERAFSSGCIRVSKPIELAELLLRPQGMTAEDINQILAAPNNVTLNLKQTMPVHIEYWTAWVDDQGTLQFRTDIYERDNPVLEALKQPLE; this comes from the coding sequence ATGCTCAATCTGCCCCACCGAATAGTGGCTTTGAGGCTTGCCCGCACAGTTGTTTTGGCACTGGCTGCCGTATTCCATTCAAGCACCTTGTTGGCAGACAGCTTACCGCCAAGCGTTATTGTCATTAGGCAGCTGCTGGAAAGCTGGGGTGCAGGCTACCCTGCACAAATCAAAGATAGCGTGATTCATAATCACCAGGCCTTATTAGAGCTTTACACCGAGCGTGGCTTTACTCCCATTTGGTTAGCTGTCGAGGAAAGCGGCCAGCTGGAGCCAAACCACTCTGCTACAGAGTTGCTACAGACTATCAGCAACGTTGGTGATGAGGGCCTTAACGCATCAGATTACCACTTCAACGCAATCCAGGATGCGCTACAAGATGGCACATCAATGTCATTGGATCTGCTTCTAACTGATGCTTTCCTAACGTTGGCCCAACACCTGCTATCAGGAAAGGTTGACCCGGAGAAACTCACCTCTGAGTGGAAAAGCTATAGGGAATACATAAACCCCAAGGCCTTAATCGCAAATCTGGATCACCAATCCGTAGCTGAAGTATTGGATTCTGTTCGCCCACGCCCACCGCGCTACAGACGCTTGATTAAGGCACTCGCCATGCTGAAAGATTTGCCCAGTGATAACTGGGGCCCGCTGGCGCTTAGCCCTGCAATCAAACCAAATCAGCAAGATGATCGCCTACCTGAAATCACCCGAAGATTGACTGTTTGGGGGGATCTGGAAGCAGGCTTCTATTCTGATGAAACTTACAACCAAGCGTTGAACGCTGCAGTGATACGATTCCAAACACGCCATGGTTTGGATGCGGACGGCATTATAGGTAAAAACACGCTGACTGCGCTTAATCTGTCCCCGGCGGATAGGGCCAATCAAATCGTTGTCAACCTGGAACGCTGGCGCTGGCTGGATCAGAATATGGGTGATTCCTTCATCGTCGTTAATATTGCCAATTTTGATTTGAGGGTATTCAACCAGGGCGAATTGGTCATGCAGATGCCCGTCATTGTCGGCAGAAATTTCAGAAAAACGCCAGTTTTCAGCGACAAGATCCGTTATTTGGTGCTTAACCCAACCTGGACCGTGCCACAAAAACTGGCTGTGCAAGATAAACTGCCTGAAATCAAAAAGGATATCTCTTATCTTAAAAAGTACGGCTTTACCCTTTATGACTTTGGCTCCAACAACGTTGTAAACCCTGAGAATGTCGATTGGGCCAGGCTGCACAAACAGTTCCCGTACCGTTTAGTTCAGTCTCCAGGCCCCCTGAACGCATTGGGACAGGTAAAATTTATGTTTCCGAATTCATACGATGTGTACTTGCACGACACACCATCCAGAGATTTATTCAGTAAAAACGAGCGGGCGTTCAGCTCTGGTTGTATTCGGGTTTCCAAACCAATTGAATTGGCGGAGTTGCTGTTACGGCCTCAGGGGATGACGGCGGAGGATATTAATCAGATACTTGCTGCCCCCAACAACGTTACTTTAAATTTAAAGCAGACAATGCCAGTACATATTGAATACTGGACTGCCTGGGTGGATGACCAAGGCACACTGCAATTTAGAACCGATATTTATGAACGTGACAACCCTGTCTTGGAAGCACTAAAGCAGCCTTTGGAATAA
- a CDS encoding M15 family metallopeptidase domain-containing protein: MIISWKKICLTMLLIGAAMESFAFETGQSGYVINVGGAKSEYTLMSFFVLPNQSLSIEVVKAGKHIPFKVGSGTHLNKFDWTAPANPGLQTLLIQPDGELPSTLHMFILHPMNLVKNNKLNGYTIGEYPKDVYKGLDSYRPPLGFVEVTKSNQDMLISPHYTLRQFLCKQNEGYPKYVVLQTRLLRKLEYLTTAVNAQGIAMDSFTVMSGYRTPYYNTAIKNKKYSRHQWGGAADIYVDVNPKDGVMDDLNRDGKVNEKDAKYLWDMVESFYRGVPEYKPFIGGLGLYKANAVHGPFVHVDVRGTRARW, encoded by the coding sequence ATGATTATTAGTTGGAAAAAAATATGCCTTACCATGCTGCTTATAGGTGCCGCAATGGAATCCTTTGCCTTTGAAACTGGCCAATCAGGGTATGTCATTAATGTGGGCGGTGCTAAATCAGAATACACATTGATGAGTTTCTTTGTATTACCCAACCAATCCCTGAGCATAGAGGTAGTAAAGGCCGGAAAACACATCCCATTTAAAGTGGGCTCTGGCACACATCTCAACAAATTTGACTGGACTGCCCCTGCCAACCCAGGCCTGCAAACGTTGCTGATACAACCCGATGGTGAACTGCCTTCAACGCTGCACATGTTTATCCTGCACCCCATGAATTTGGTAAAAAATAACAAACTTAATGGTTACACCATAGGCGAGTACCCTAAGGACGTATATAAAGGCCTGGATAGCTATCGCCCACCATTGGGTTTTGTAGAGGTAACCAAGTCCAATCAGGATATGTTGATTTCACCCCATTACACTTTGCGGCAGTTTCTGTGCAAGCAGAATGAGGGTTATCCTAAATATGTGGTGCTGCAAACACGGCTATTGCGAAAGCTGGAATACCTGACTACCGCAGTAAACGCACAAGGCATCGCAATGGACAGCTTTACGGTGATGAGCGGCTACCGTACGCCTTATTACAATACAGCCATCAAGAATAAAAAATATTCTCGACATCAATGGGGTGGTGCTGCAGACATCTATGTTGATGTAAACCCAAAAGACGGGGTGATGGACGATTTGAACCGCGATGGTAAGGTTAACGAGAAGGATGCGAAATACTTGTGGGACATGGTGGAATCATTTTACAGAGGTGTTCCAGAATATAAGCCTTTCATTGGCGGGCTGGGTTTATACAAAGCGAATGCAGTCCATGGCCCATTCGTGCATGTTGATGTACGCGGTACTCGGGCAAGATGGTAG
- a CDS encoding dienelactone hydrolase family protein, giving the protein MRKYPTSSRWIAALSFAAMGLFSTQLLAMSQVPPTPPTDDPMGDCPSTAICRGEAPGSYSGNGPYGSRSYTLSRFQTPGGATVYYPSNAEPPYSGLVFTPPYTGTQAMFRAWGPFFASHGIVLVTMDTSTTVDTVDQRASQQKRVLDVLKQENTRSGSPLRGKLDTSRLGAVGWSMGGGATWINSAEYNGLKTAMSLAGHNMTAIDLDSKGGNTRVPTLLFNGALDLTMLGGLGQSIGVYNAIPRGIPKVIYEVASAGHFDWGSPTAANRSVAGIALAFHKTFLDGDTRWVSYIKRPSSDVATWRTENLPQ; this is encoded by the coding sequence ATGAGAAAGTACCCCACCTCTTCCAGATGGATTGCAGCTCTTAGTTTTGCTGCAATGGGATTGTTTTCAACCCAACTTCTAGCAATGAGCCAAGTACCACCCACTCCACCCACCGATGACCCCATGGGCGATTGTCCTTCCACGGCGATCTGTCGTGGGGAAGCCCCCGGCTCCTATAGTGGAAACGGCCCGTACGGCTCCCGCTCTTATACGTTGTCTCGGTTCCAAACACCGGGCGGTGCCACTGTTTATTACCCCTCTAATGCCGAGCCTCCCTATTCGGGCCTGGTATTCACACCACCTTACACCGGCACCCAAGCAATGTTCCGTGCGTGGGGTCCATTCTTTGCTTCCCACGGTATCGTTCTGGTTACCATGGATACCTCCACCACAGTAGATACTGTAGACCAACGCGCCAGCCAGCAAAAACGCGTATTGGATGTGCTGAAGCAGGAAAACACCCGCTCAGGCAGCCCGCTGCGTGGCAAGCTCGACACTTCACGTTTAGGTGCTGTAGGCTGGTCTATGGGCGGCGGTGCCACCTGGATCAACTCAGCAGAATACAATGGCTTGAAAACCGCTATGTCTTTAGCGGGCCACAACATGACTGCAATAGATCTGGATTCAAAAGGCGGCAACACCCGCGTACCTACGCTGTTGTTTAACGGCGCGCTAGATTTAACAATGCTGGGCGGCCTCGGCCAGTCCATCGGTGTTTATAACGCTATTCCCCGTGGCATTCCTAAAGTAATCTACGAAGTAGCATCTGCTGGCCATTTCGATTGGGGCAGCCCTACTGCAGCCAATCGCTCCGTTGCAGGAATTGCCTTGGCTTTCCACAAAACGTTTTTGGATGGCGACACTCGCTGGGTTTCTTACATCAAGCGCCCAAGCAGTGACGTAGCCACCTGGCGAACCGAGAACCTACCACAGTAA
- a CDS encoding P-loop NTPase family protein, protein MASLHLVGGEKGGVGKSFTARLLAQYFIDKQQPFIGFDSDQSHGTFSRFYQEFASPINTHSFDSLDRIVETAEQKPDQNIIVDLAAQTFSSLNKWIDESEILALMGELGFRVYVWHVMDDGADSLTLLGKTLQSFNPDQVQLVVVENHGRGEDFDLIDGSGIFAEAKELGAHTMVLSKLQSSLVKKIDFSDSSFWAAANNTDLMSTVERHRVRAWLNKNYLQIDTILTYEANDTLAPAY, encoded by the coding sequence ATGGCAAGTTTGCATTTGGTTGGTGGTGAAAAAGGCGGTGTGGGGAAGTCATTTACAGCTCGGTTGTTGGCTCAGTATTTCATTGACAAGCAACAACCGTTTATAGGCTTTGACTCTGATCAGTCTCACGGAACCTTTTCTCGTTTCTATCAGGAGTTTGCATCGCCGATCAATACCCATTCGTTTGATAGTCTGGATCGGATCGTGGAAACCGCAGAACAGAAACCGGACCAAAACATCATCGTGGATCTGGCTGCTCAGACGTTTTCCAGTTTGAATAAGTGGATAGATGAAAGCGAAATACTGGCGCTGATGGGTGAGTTGGGTTTTCGGGTTTATGTATGGCACGTTATGGACGATGGTGCGGACTCGCTGACATTGTTGGGCAAAACCTTGCAAAGCTTTAACCCGGATCAGGTGCAATTGGTTGTGGTTGAAAATCATGGCCGTGGTGAGGATTTTGATTTAATAGATGGGTCTGGGATATTTGCGGAAGCTAAAGAGTTGGGCGCTCACACGATGGTGTTATCCAAGCTGCAGAGCTCCTTGGTTAAGAAAATCGATTTTAGCGATTCCAGTTTTTGGGCTGCAGCCAATAACACGGATCTGATGTCGACTGTTGAGCGGCATAGAGTTCGGGCTTGGTTGAATAAAAATTATCTGCAGATTGATACCATTCTTACGTATGAGGCCAATGACACATTGGCCCCGGCCTACTGA
- a CDS encoding AraC family transcriptional regulator yields the protein MTQRTVSASWLKNLCDMFAAEGVNVVTLLQECGLTEQDLLDNDARHPSEYVGHLWDAAVLQTGNRHLGLKRELCDRFGGLHQVGFAMMASPTLIEALKILHNYLAVVSEDVSLTLEPSEEGYWLKLSLAKHHDAFRTRIEFSFLTTLMLCTWITRKNITPISQQWTFTAPLDIQPYMSAFGCEQQFDQAENRILLAGDVLQAELPTESAAVCELHQNILREQMARLGFASIHYRVYTEILRSLRHGEPRLSDIASSMHVSDRTLQRKLKQEDLTYQDVLDQTRRELAEQYLANSAISMMEVSQQLGFVDLSNFYRAAKRWFGIPPGQYRNQLEAERTLHLSK from the coding sequence ATGACACAAAGGACTGTATCGGCTTCGTGGCTCAAAAACCTATGTGATATGTTTGCAGCTGAAGGGGTCAACGTCGTTACGCTGCTGCAGGAGTGTGGCCTTACGGAGCAGGATCTTCTGGATAATGACGCTCGCCACCCCAGCGAATACGTTGGACACCTCTGGGATGCGGCCGTATTACAAACGGGCAACCGCCACCTTGGCTTAAAACGTGAGCTGTGCGATCGCTTCGGAGGATTACATCAAGTCGGGTTTGCCATGATGGCCAGCCCAACACTAATTGAAGCGTTGAAGATTTTGCACAACTACCTGGCTGTGGTGTCTGAGGACGTGAGCCTCACCTTGGAACCGTCAGAAGAGGGATACTGGCTCAAACTATCCCTCGCCAAACATCATGACGCGTTTCGAACCCGCATCGAATTCAGCTTTCTGACCACGCTGATGCTGTGTACCTGGATCACCCGAAAAAATATCACCCCCATTTCTCAGCAGTGGACTTTCACCGCCCCTCTGGATATTCAGCCTTACATGAGTGCATTTGGGTGTGAACAGCAGTTTGACCAAGCAGAAAACCGGATACTACTGGCAGGCGATGTACTGCAGGCTGAACTGCCCACCGAAAGCGCGGCAGTTTGCGAATTACACCAAAACATTCTGCGGGAGCAGATGGCTCGGCTGGGCTTCGCCTCAATCCATTATCGTGTTTACACTGAGATTCTGCGTAGCCTGCGCCACGGAGAGCCGCGCCTTAGCGACATAGCATCTTCCATGCACGTATCCGACCGCACACTGCAGCGCAAACTCAAACAAGAAGACCTTACTTATCAAGACGTATTAGACCAAACCCGCCGAGAATTAGCAGAGCAATACCTCGCCAACTCCGCTATCAGCATGATGGAAGTATCACAACAACTAGGGTTTGTGGATTTAAGCAATTTCTACAGGGCGGCTAAACGTTGGTTTGGTATTCCTCCCGGCCAATATCGCAATCAGCTCGAAGCCGAGCGCACACTTCACTTATCCAAGTAG
- a CDS encoding DUF2189 domain-containing protein has translation MSNNYSAPSATLVNSNDSGQTVQDAIEGNYSVELADILSEAWQKTKGIKRYILGAGATMYAIVFVVIFAVTMLTIMVSGADPESAGPAAILIQFIIQIAMMAIILPFSAGIFVMCMKQVQGEQPAFSDAFSCFGKTGTLLLTMILMYIMIFIGFLLFIIPGIYLSIAYVMAIPLIVDKDMGPWEALEASRKAITKHWFSMFVFLIVLSLIMFVSMLPLFIGMIWSIPMMSVAMAVLYREIFGISSY, from the coding sequence ATGAGCAACAACTATTCCGCACCCAGTGCAACGCTAGTGAACAGCAACGACTCAGGGCAAACCGTACAGGACGCAATAGAAGGCAATTATTCTGTAGAGCTGGCAGACATCCTGTCTGAAGCCTGGCAAAAAACCAAAGGGATTAAGCGCTATATTCTGGGTGCTGGTGCCACTATGTACGCCATCGTATTTGTGGTTATCTTCGCGGTTACCATGCTTACTATAATGGTATCAGGAGCCGACCCGGAATCAGCAGGCCCGGCAGCAATACTGATACAATTCATCATCCAGATTGCTATGATGGCTATTATTCTGCCGTTCTCTGCCGGCATTTTTGTTATGTGCATGAAGCAGGTTCAGGGCGAGCAACCTGCATTCAGTGATGCTTTCTCCTGTTTTGGGAAAACAGGCACGCTACTGTTAACCATGATACTTATGTACATCATGATATTTATCGGATTCCTTCTGTTTATCATCCCTGGCATATATCTGAGCATTGCCTATGTCATGGCTATCCCGCTGATAGTGGATAAGGACATGGGCCCCTGGGAAGCATTAGAGGCCTCCCGCAAAGCAATTACAAAACACTGGTTTTCGATGTTTGTGTTTTTAATTGTGCTCTCGCTGATCATGTTCGTCAGTATGCTGCCCCTGTTTATCGGAATGATTTGGAGCATCCCGATGATGTCAGTGGCCATGGCAGTGCTGTATCGTGAGATTTTTGGTATCAGTAGTTATTAG